Proteins from a genomic interval of Luteibacter pinisoli:
- a CDS encoding TonB-dependent receptor, translated as MKTHAHMALRRHGLAMSIAAALACACGTSAAQNAPPPPAPATQPQAPPADTGQKGTTELAAITVTGSALPRIDVETPSPVTTITADQIQKSGLTTVSDVIRAVSADNSGSIPPAFTGGFAAGSSGVALRGLTVNSTLVLINGRRAANYPLADDGQRSFVDLNTIPSNAIERIEVLKDGASSLYGADAIAGVVNIILRPGYQGTEFSADVGTSQHGGGATRRATVLFGGGDLRKDGWNAYFSAEYQKDDRIKVGDRGYPYNTNDLTRSGGNNLIGGQPSQNSGSPYGTVTPGTLGTPGDVTTGIADPGAVAQPLSACGAGSTLVTNDPNNPGSYCAFNRTRYFDISPEMERQGIYGRFSLKISDTSQAYIDASYYQVRTQFRGPPPQIQASTPNNTNAIALPATLPDGSINPNNPFAADGKAALINYTFPGIPGGGDNKNHNMRITGGMTGSWGDWSYDTALVFNHESLDISTPGLLNYNALVAAVTNGTYNFLNSSANSPELLRALGPTLQKTSTSDLQSFDFRVTRPLMDLPGGSLGLATGLDVRHEEQNDPDLNPDLAAQGLGIAHTKGHRTVSGAYVELDAPFLESLEVDVSGRYDHYSDFGKNFSPKIGIKWKPIEQLAFRGTFSKGFRAPSFAENGSSESEGFATYTPPPEFQALHNNSGYVQPYPLAFLTAANPKVKPERSKSYTFGILFQPTQDLSASIDYYRIKKTGVIGQQSPAAVLDAYYNGQPLPPASSIVADVPDPAAPNALPRPLVVDAPYVNQNALETKGIDLDLKGGFNFNESTRFTSEINLTRIITWVLTLEDGTKLQFVGTHGPYGLSSGAGTPRYRGSWANSLQIGKLNITGTVYYTSGLKLTAPDVAPGCQSTNTTTGDNFPLSCRMSSFTEVDFTGRYDLTEKVAITGSIMNAFDRKAPLDPLNYAAFNYNPTYSQSGAVGRFFTVGVRVKL; from the coding sequence ATGAAAACGCACGCACACATGGCGCTCAGGCGCCACGGCCTCGCTATGTCCATTGCCGCCGCGCTCGCCTGCGCTTGCGGCACGTCCGCGGCGCAAAACGCGCCGCCTCCACCGGCACCCGCGACGCAGCCCCAAGCACCTCCGGCCGATACGGGCCAGAAGGGTACGACCGAGCTGGCGGCGATTACCGTCACCGGTTCGGCCCTCCCGCGCATCGATGTGGAGACGCCGTCGCCGGTCACCACGATCACCGCCGACCAGATCCAGAAAAGCGGCCTGACCACCGTCTCGGACGTCATCCGCGCCGTGTCGGCCGACAACAGCGGTTCCATCCCGCCCGCGTTTACCGGCGGCTTCGCGGCCGGTTCGTCGGGCGTGGCGCTGCGCGGCCTCACGGTGAATTCCACCCTGGTGCTCATCAACGGCCGACGCGCCGCGAACTATCCGTTGGCCGACGATGGCCAGCGTTCCTTCGTCGACCTCAACACCATCCCGTCCAACGCCATCGAACGCATCGAGGTGCTGAAGGACGGTGCATCGTCGCTGTACGGCGCCGATGCGATTGCCGGTGTGGTGAACATCATCCTGCGCCCCGGCTACCAGGGCACCGAGTTCAGCGCTGACGTGGGCACGTCGCAGCATGGTGGCGGCGCCACCCGGCGCGCCACGGTGCTGTTTGGCGGCGGCGACCTGCGCAAGGATGGCTGGAACGCGTACTTCAGCGCGGAGTACCAGAAGGACGATCGCATCAAGGTGGGTGATCGCGGGTATCCGTACAACACGAACGACCTCACCCGCAGCGGCGGTAACAACCTGATTGGCGGCCAGCCCTCGCAGAACTCCGGCTCGCCGTACGGCACGGTGACCCCGGGCACGCTGGGTACGCCCGGCGATGTCACCACGGGTATTGCCGATCCCGGCGCGGTCGCCCAGCCGCTGAGCGCATGCGGCGCCGGCAGCACGCTGGTCACGAACGACCCGAACAACCCCGGTAGCTACTGCGCGTTCAATCGCACGCGCTATTTCGATATCTCCCCGGAGATGGAGCGCCAGGGCATCTATGGACGCTTTAGCCTGAAGATCAGCGATACCTCGCAGGCGTACATCGATGCGAGCTACTACCAGGTGCGCACGCAGTTCCGTGGGCCACCGCCGCAGATCCAGGCCAGTACGCCGAACAACACCAACGCCATCGCGTTGCCGGCCACGCTGCCGGACGGCTCGATCAACCCGAACAACCCGTTCGCGGCCGACGGCAAGGCGGCGCTGATCAACTACACCTTCCCCGGCATCCCGGGCGGTGGCGACAACAAGAACCACAACATGCGCATCACCGGTGGCATGACCGGTTCGTGGGGTGACTGGAGCTATGACACGGCGCTGGTGTTCAACCACGAGTCGCTGGATATCAGCACGCCCGGCCTGCTCAACTACAACGCACTGGTGGCGGCGGTGACCAACGGCACCTATAACTTCCTGAACTCGTCGGCGAACTCGCCGGAGCTGTTGCGCGCCCTCGGGCCCACGCTGCAGAAGACGTCGACCAGCGACCTGCAGTCGTTCGACTTCCGGGTGACCCGCCCGTTGATGGACCTGCCCGGCGGTTCGCTGGGCCTGGCCACCGGCCTTGACGTGCGCCATGAGGAACAGAACGACCCGGACCTCAATCCCGACCTCGCCGCGCAGGGCCTCGGCATCGCGCACACCAAGGGCCATCGCACGGTAAGCGGCGCGTACGTGGAACTGGATGCGCCCTTCCTGGAATCGCTGGAGGTGGATGTGTCCGGGCGCTATGACCACTACTCGGACTTCGGCAAGAACTTCTCGCCGAAGATCGGCATCAAGTGGAAGCCGATCGAGCAGCTGGCGTTCCGCGGCACGTTCTCGAAAGGTTTCCGCGCGCCGAGCTTCGCCGAAAACGGTTCGAGCGAATCGGAAGGCTTCGCCACCTACACCCCGCCGCCGGAGTTCCAGGCGCTGCACAACAACAGCGGCTACGTGCAACCGTATCCGCTGGCGTTCCTCACGGCGGCCAACCCGAAGGTGAAGCCGGAGCGCTCGAAGAGCTATACGTTCGGCATCCTGTTCCAGCCGACGCAGGACCTCAGCGCGTCGATCGATTACTACCGGATCAAGAAGACCGGGGTGATCGGCCAGCAGAGCCCCGCCGCCGTGCTGGATGCGTACTACAACGGGCAGCCCCTGCCGCCGGCATCGAGCATCGTGGCCGACGTGCCTGACCCGGCCGCGCCGAACGCGCTGCCACGACCCCTCGTGGTGGACGCGCCCTACGTCAACCAGAACGCGCTGGAGACCAAGGGCATCGACCTGGACCTCAAGGGTGGCTTCAACTTCAACGAAAGCACCCGCTTCACCAGCGAGATCAACCTGACGCGCATCATCACCTGGGTGCTCACGCTGGAAGACGGCACGAAGCTGCAGTTTGTCGGGACGCACGGCCCGTATGGCCTGTCGTCGGGCGCGGGCACGCCGCGCTATCGCGGTTCGTGGGCGAACAGCCTGCAGATCGGCAAGCTCAACATCACCGGCACGGTGTATTACACCAGCGGCCTGAAGCTGACCGCGCCCGACGTCGCGCCGGGCTGCCAGTCCACCAACACCACCACGGGTGACAACTTCCCGCTCTCGTGCCGGATGTCGTCGTTTACCGAAGTGGACTTCACGGGCCGGTATGACCTGACCGAGAAGGTCGCGATCACCGGTTCGATCATGAATGCGTTTGACCGCAAGGCGCCGCTGGATCCGCTGAACTACGCGGCGTTCAACTACAACCCGACCTACTCACAGAGCGGTGCGGTGGGCCGGTTCTTCACCGTCGGCGTGAGGGTCAAGCTGTAA